A region of Carassius auratus strain Wakin chromosome 41, ASM336829v1, whole genome shotgun sequence DNA encodes the following proteins:
- the LOC113059579 gene encoding zinc finger protein 687a-like, which produces MPKEAIQSDTDGNHIEHSGVVGKERSGSPCLRPPESPEPVLSSPHNDPSIVSVIVKNSVQADDKAEGNVTGGYFLVLVHHMSLPQKGPNEDGLVPSDQFIYNGLETVSDVPTKPSPPPALTRMQPNGQLWSSDGTSSKHPPSTFSPPQSLPLSDPPILSSHLIGPNFSPRVDCEDAQPLNGSVKAGVRRPLSEDEESEPDLGSPALVIQESPDSQLCSAPKVLRMQRSPSSVFQPSSPSSPSLPFSNTQIEEPSVQNPTLLQNRINQTPLTSTNDLPVEEKDAEHIIEERDSPESPEPEIPQPHPSLPSNQQEDNEPEQKVRREEAPQDQVFDTSVGLQEKSDLQLNTEDGGAEETERKSTEPTLVDSPSEDATKSSAVPSKPLKVRIKTVKTTAGNTRTVSKVPPKGGKGPGGSKVQAGTRRIQRSGATSQRLTQGSKVTMLPVSTLQDASTAMLFAASKAQNQMAASLSTTAVKITRTSTLPSISSSSMPGVRSLGKKTVNGNPGTAKPASIVNSPGAVISRSQSSLVEAFNKILNSKNPLPSYQPDLSIPPPQEWGLRLPSMGYRCLECGDAFALERSLARHYDRRSMRIEVSCNHCSKRLAFFNKCSLLLHAREHKEKGLVMQCSHLVMSPVSVEQMIGQQDTVPIGVLSPAASALSSIKESGVHLAQSSDNSCPECWSPFKGKAEIVAHFQEVESGGTEACCMQCSPPMPLWNSCSAAAHRRLHQQLPPLVCPECGVICPSNDLNTHLNQSCLHYSRRLGYRCACCHLVFGGMNSLNAVKTHMQTAHCEIFHKCPSCPMAFKSPSGAEAHCTSLHPELPETARQSKEIYKCVMCRTVFTQKALLSVHIDTHLTKQKMHVFKCPECNKLFTQRSSLLEHVKDSHRDFSMYDTSAESNLVKMESSDGEEWGRDEDKDRGRMAREDGSSAAQSWRCSQCQMHYTDKENYITHMSEQHGKELKKFPCTLCEGSFSSSSSLRRHIRVKHKGIKRAFYCQLCTGGKRSFSSKLILEKHIQAQHGGRAAKETVPRITDAADSSSEHDGGPGTLGGGASVEAESRLAESSLTRPRRGAAAEEQEATGFRCMPCGFTTEDREEFLQHIVCHRDGASSFQCQQCGACFASSSSLSRHLFISHRVRDSPSDHAVASPVTGSNSVTSDSAVAAGSPGSPSSLAGTQVEDGEGVFVCGLQHQACIVIEKALRSGKLLNSCRSLE; this is translated from the exons ATGCCAAAAGAAGCAATTCAGTCCGACACTGATGGTAATCATATTGAACACAGTGGTGTTGTTGGAAAGGAGAGAAGCGGAAGTCCATGCCTAAGACCTCCAGAAAGCCCTGAGCCTGTTCTTTCATCTCCACATAATGACCCCTCTATTGTCAGTGTGATTGTAAAAAACAGTGTACAGGCTGATGACaaagctgaaggaaatgtaaCTGGGGGATATTTTCTGGTGCTGGTGCATCACATGAGTCTGCCCCAGAAAGGTCCCAATGAAGATGGCCTGGTGCCTTCAGATCAGTTCATCTATAATGGACTGGAAACTGTTTCAGATGTGCCTACAAAACCCTCTCCGCCACCAGCTCTAACCCGGATGCAGCCCAATGGGCAGCTTTGGTCTAGTGATGGCACGTCTTCTAAACACCCTCCTAGCACTTTCTCCCCACCTCAGTCTTTACCCCTATCTGATCCCCCCATCCTATCTTCACATTTAATTGGTCCAAACTTTTCTCCAAGAGTTGATTGTGAGGATGCACAACCATTAAATGGTTCTGTGAAGGCAGGAGTCCGCCGACCCTTATCTGAAGATGAAGAATCTGAACCAGACCTCGGTAGCCCTGCGCTTGTCATCCAGGAAAGCCCGGATTCCCAGCTGTGCTCCGCTCCCAAGGTACTACGCATGCAGCGGTCTCCTTCAAGTGTGTTTCAGCCATCCTCTCCCTCATCCCCTTCCTTACCATTTAGTAACACTCAAATTGAGGAGCCGTCTGTCCAGAATCCAACACTTCTACAAAACCGCATCAACCAAACACCTCTGACCTCCACAAATGATCTGCCAGTTGAAGAAAAAGACGCAGAGCACATAATCGAGGAGAGAGATTCTCCTGAAAGCCCTGAGCCAGAAATCCCTCAACCCCATCCATCTCTGCCATCAAATCAACAAGAAGACAATGAACCAGAACAGAAGGTCCGAAGAGAAGAAGCCCCTCAAGATCAAGTTTTTGACACGAGCGTTGGTTTGCAGGAGAAGAGTGATCTTCAACTAAATACAGAGGATGGTGGAGCTGAGGAGACCGAAAGGAAATCCACCGAGCCTACTTTGGTAGATTCACCCTCTGAAGATGCCACCAAGTCCAGCGCGGTCCCCTCCAAGCCTCTCAAAGTCAGAATCAAAACTGTCAAAACGACTGCTGGAAACACACGTACTGTATCTAAAGTGCCTCCCAAAGGAGGGAAGGGTCCTGGTGGCTCTAAGGTTCAAGCAGGGACCCGTAGGATTCAGAGGTCTGGTGCTACATCTCAAAGGCTAACTCAGGGTTCAAAGGTGACAATGTTGCCAGTATCCACCCTTCAGGATGCCAGTACAGCTATGTTATTTGCAGCCAGCAAGGCACAGAATCAAATGGCCGCCAGTCTTTCCACCACCGCAGTCAAGATCACTAGAACGTCAACCCTCCCTTCCATCTCTTCTTCATCCATGCCTGGGGTTCGCTCTTTGGGGAAGAAAACAGTGAATGGGAATCCTGGGACAGCCAAACCAGCCTCCATTGTAAACAGCCCGGGGGCTGTGATCTCACGTAGCCAGTCTAGCCTAGTTGAGGCCTTCAACAAAATCCTAAACAGTAAGAATCCACTGCCAAGTTATCAGCCAGACCTCTCCATCCCTCCTCCCCAAGAATGGGGTCTTCGATTGCCCTCAATGGGATACCGTTGCCTTGAATGCGGGGATGCTTTTGCACTCGAGCGCAGCCTGGCAAGGCACTATGACCGGCGCTCTATGAGGATCGAGGTGTCCTGTAACCACTGCTCCAAACGCTTGGCTTTCTTTAATAAGTGCAGCCTGCTGCTCCATGCGCGAGAGCACAAGGAGAAGGGGCTGGTTATGCAGTGCTCGCACCTCGTCATGAGTCCTGTCAGTGTGGAGCAGATGATTGGCCAGCAGGATACCGTGCCTATAG GTGTGCTCTCTCCAGCTGCCTCCGCTCTGTCTTCCATTAAAGAAAGTGGTGTCCATCTGGCTCAATCTTCTGATAACAG CTGTCCAGAGTGTTGGAGTCCGTTCAAAGGGAAGGCAGAAATAGTAGCACACTTTCAAGAGGTGGAGTCTGGTGGTACTGAAGCG TGTTGCATGCAGTGTTCTCCTCCGATGCCGCTGTGGAACTCGTGTAGTGCCGCGGCTCACCGCCGGTTACATCAGCAGCTCCCTCCGCTGGTGTGCCCTGAATGTGGAGTCATCTGTCCGAGTAACGACCTCAACACTCATCTGAATCAAAGCTGCCTGCACTACTCACGACGCCTTGGATATAG ATGTGCCTGTTGTCATTTGGTGTTTGGAGGAATGAATAGCTTGAATGCCGTGAAGACTCACATGCAGACGGCCCACTGTGAGATCTTCCATAAATGCCCCTCCTGCCCCATGGCTTTCAAATCTCCCTCTGGCGCTGAAGCCCACTGCACCTCCCTGCATCCTGAACTTCCTGAGACAGCAAGGCAGTCCAA GGAGATCTATAAATGTGTGATGTGTCGGACTGTTTTTACCCAAAAAGCATTGCTCAGCGTCCATATTGACACTCACTTAACCAAGCAGAAGATGCACGTCTTTAAATGTCCTGAATGTAACAAGCTGTTCACGCAGAGAAGTTCCCTTCTTGAGCATGTTAAG GACTCTCACAGGGACTTTAGCATGTATGACACATCGGCAGAGAGCAACTTGGTAAAGATGGAGAGCTCTGATGGGGAGGAGTGGGGACGGGATGAAGACAAGGACAGAGGAAGAATGGCGAGAGAGGATGGGAGCTCTGCTGCCCAGAGCTGGCGTTGTTCACAGTGCCAGATGCACTACACAGACAAGGAGAACTACATCACCCACATGTCTGAGCAGCATGGCAAG gaactGAAGAAGTTTCCATGCACTCTTTGTGAAGGGTCCTTCTCTTCATCCTCAAGTTTAAGACGGCACATCCGTGTCAAGCACAAAGGCATCAAAAGAGCATTTTATTGCCA ACTCTGTACAGGTGGGAAGAGGAGCTTCAGCAGTAAACTGATTCTGGAGAAACATATTCAGGCTCAGCATGGAGGAAGAGCAGCCAAGGAG ACAGTTCCTCGTATCACAGATGCAGCTGACAGCTCATCTGAGCATGATGGTGGCCCTGGCACTTTGGGAGGCGGGGCCTCAGTTGAAGCAGAAAGCCGATTGGCTGAGAGCAGCCTGACCAGGCCTCGCAGGGGAGCTGCAGCTGAGGAGCAGGAAGCCACAGGATTCCGCTGTATGCCGTGTGGTTTTACAACAGAGGACAGGGAGGAGTTTCTCCAGCATATTGTTTGTCATCGTGACGGGGCCAGCAGCTTTCAGTGTCAGCAGTGTGGGGCGTGTTTTGCGTCCTCCTCGTCCCTCAGCAGACATCTCTTCATCAGCCACCGTGTGCGGGATTCCCCCTCCGACCACGCTGTGGCGTCTCCTGTCACTGGTTCAAATTCTGTGACCTCGGACTCTGCAGTTGCAGCAGGGTCCCCAGGGTCACCCTCGAGTTTAGCGGGGACACAAGTGGAGGATGGGGAAG